Sequence from the Panthera tigris isolate Pti1 chromosome D3, P.tigris_Pti1_mat1.1, whole genome shotgun sequence genome:
tgttgagagtctgactcttgatttcagcccaggtcatgatctcagggtttgtgagatcgagccctgcatcgggctctgcgtctgccagcgtggagcctgtttgggattctctctctctctctgctcccctccctccctctttctctctctctctcttaaaaaaaaacttttttttaatcttaaaaaagatttcttctcTAGTATAGGTATAAGGCTGCAGAATGTTCCAGTGGGTGACTCTATGTGATTGATTTAAATGCTCCCTTCCTGGAAGCCCGACTTTCAGTTGGACAGAACTGGTTCCATCTGCTCCATGAACCTCTTGAATTATAAATTTGAGGACTGAAGAGTGGCTGGCAATGGTGAAGTGCTCTATTGTcacgttattattattttttttaagtttatggggcacctgggtggctcagttggttgagcgtccgacttcggctcaggtcatgatctcgcagtctgtgagttcgagccctgcgtcgggctctgtgctgccagctcagagcctggagcctgcttcagattctgtgtctccctctctctctgcccctcccccgctcatgctctgtctctctgtcaaaaataaataaacattaaaaaaaaaacattaaaaaaaaaataaagtttaattataCAGGGATATCTGAAAATATTCTCATTATAAAAAATCCAAACCTTTCTGATAACATTGAAGCCTCCTGAGCCCCCCAAAATAATCATTGTCACCAGTTTCTGTGTATCTTGCAGACTCTTTTCAATACATTTTCATGCATACACAGagaaatatgcatataaatatacaaaatataacatagaataggagtacctgggtggttcagttggttaagcgtctgatttcagctcaggtcatgatctcgtggttcgtgagtttgagtcccatgtcaggctctgtgctgacagctcagagcctggagcctgcctctaatctgtgtctccctctctctctgcccctcccccactcgcactcgatctctctttcaaaaaaaaaacattaaaaaaatttttaagagtatagatagaatataaacaatataataaaatagaaataccaagaATACATGATTTAATATATTATAAGAATTATTCTGCAACTTGCTCTTTTTATTAGATAATACATATGGCTTCCAGATTTGTCCATCTGAGAATGTTTTAATACAACTTGTCCTTTTTAATGATTGTATAGTATTTCACAGGGTAGAGGGGTCAGCATTTACATAACCAGCCCACTAGGGGtggacattcaggttgtttccaatGTTTCATTATTATGAACTCTTCAATGTGGAAAACCTACACACTTTCCTTACACAAATGTGTGAGTGTTTTTCTCAGGTGGATCTCAAGAGGTGGGGCCACTGGGTCATGGGCTGCCTTAACTGAGAGGTAAGAAAACTGCACTCTAACAGAGAAGGGAATGGCTCAAAGTCACAGGTTGGTGACTGTGGAGATGTGACCTTTTGGGTTATCCaccttatggttttttttttaagtttatttattaattttagagagagagtgtgtgtgcatgcacaagtaggggaggggcagagagagagggagagagagaatcccaagcaagatctgtgttgctgtcaacgcagagtccagtgcggggctcgatcccatgaaccatgagatcatgacctgagccaaaatcaagagtcagacccttaaccaactgaactacccaggtgtccctcctcctTATGTATTTTAAGTCATTCACAGTCTGaaccagtagttctcaaagtgtggtcctggaACCCTGAGGGCTCCCAAGACCCTTTCAGGGGGCCCTCAAGGtctaaactattttcataataatatctagatgttatttgcctttttcactctcATCCTCTCATGTATATACACCAGAGTTTCCCAGAGGCTACATGATGTGTGATGACATTCTTGCTCTGAATCTAAGGGACTGCATTGGGTTTCTTTTATCACTGGTGTggtaagaatttttctttatgctaattgatgttttaattttttgtttatttattgcctCCTGGtatctcttgcccattttctagaaaagtatttttgctattgatttaTAAGTGCTCTTTACTTATTAAGTGCATTGACCTTTTCTGTCATATTTGTGGCATGTTCCCCAGTTTGTAGTTTTCCTGCTATCTTTGGCTTTTGACTTTGTATTATGTTACATTCATGGggcttttcctttggtttctccaTTGCTTTTATGTTTCAGTAGTTCATACCTATTGTAGGATACGTTAGAtactttcctctgctttttttttttttaagtttgttttgagagagagagaccacatgagcatgagggaggggcagagagggagggagagagagagaatcccaagcaggctctgaactgtcagcgaggtgcccagtgtgggacttgaactcatgaaccatgagatgattacctgagccgaaatcaagagtcagatgcttaactgactgtgccacccaggtgaccctaccTCTGCTTTCTTCTACTTTGTTCCTACAATAACATTCCTTTGTCTATGGACCACCATTGGCTATCTCAGAGCAGCTTGTGGGAGAACTGACACAAGCTTGTCCCCAGTTCTGGGGGTGCTGGAGCTGTAGATGCTGAGGGGAGAGGCTGATTGGAAGTTCAGTCTCTAAGGGAAAGGAAGCCCAGGTCAGAGATAGCCCCTCCTCGGCTTTGGGTTCCACGAGGCGCTAGTCTGAGTCCCTACTAAGATGGCCAAGGGGCCAACACCTGGACAGATGAGGGCAGGGTGCTGGGTCTAGAggggcaggcctgggggcaggaacTGGTCAACACAGGTGCATATAGTAAACCCCCAGCCTAGATCTACAGTCTCTTAGCTTCTTCCCCTAAGGGCACCAGAAGCATGCCAGGGATAGGAAGCAGTATGCCACACGAAAGCACTGGGCTTGGCGTCTCTTGCCTCTTTCAAGCCTTCCTGAGACCCCACaggtcccctctcctcctcccacaggCAATGGAAGCAGGAGCTGCCAAAGTTCATCAGCCCTGAGCAGCTGCCCGTGGAGTTTGGGGGGACCATGACTGATCCTGATGGCAACCCCAAGTGCCTGACCAAGGTACCGGGTGCCCAGAGGGTGAGAAGGGAGGGCTGATGGCTGGGGTCAGTGCTCACTCAGCAGCCCTCACCCACAGATCAACTATGGGGGTGAGGTGCCCAAGAGCTACTACCTGCGCAACCAGGTGAGGATGCAGTATGAGCACAAGATGACGGTGGCCCGAGGCTCCTTCGTGCAGCTGGAGAACGAAATCCTGTTCCCGGGCTGTGTGCTCAGGTAGGGATGGCGGCCACTCCACACCTGGGCCCGGCTGGGAGGGGCCCCGGAGCCCCAGCGGGTGGTCATTAATAGGGCCCTGTCCCCTGCAGGTGGCAGTTCGCATCACATGGGGCAGACATCGGCTTCGGGGTTTTCCTGAAGACCAAGACGGGTGAGCGGAAGCGGGCGGGGGAGATGGTGGAGGTGCTCCCCATCCGGCGCTACAAAGCCCACCTGGTACCTGAGGACGGGAGCCTCGCCTGCCTCAAGGCTGGCATCTGTCAGTATTGGCAGCGAACAGCTCCACTAGGAGCtggggggctggaggcaggagcCTCAAGGTGCATCCAGGCTTTGCCACGTGGGGGCCCCTGGCTCCGGTAGATACAATGTATAGCCGGCTTCAGGCTCTCAGGCATGACAATGGCTCCCTGGTCTGGGTCCTGGTACAAGGATTTACACCATGGAGGATGAGGTCCTGGGTGGGTCACCCTGTCTGAATGTCTGTCTCTCAATGCAGATGTCTTGAGGTTTGATAACACTTACAGCCTAGTTCATTCCAAACACATCAACTCCACTGTGGAGGTGCTGCTCACTGACCAAACCTTtgtgaagaagacagagagatcCTGGGCAAACCTTGTGGCTCCCACAGGCTCCCCTTTGATCTTTGGGTCCACAGTGAATTCACAGCCTTCCCTGGCCAGACCCCCTCCAACCTCCCCAGGGATGGGAATCCTACAACAGCTGCTCCCAGCCCATCTGTCACAGTGGGTCTGCGTCTTAGGACCGTGTCACTGCTGGGACCGTGTCCCGGTGGCCAGACAGCCACAGCGAAGCAACCAAAACACTCTATCCTCCTGGGACCTCAGGCTCAGTGAAAACTCTAGGCTCTTTTCTATGAGCCAATACCAAGTCATGAGTTACTGTTCTAACACTTGAGGTATAGTAAGACCAACAGATCTGGAAACAATTGCCgttgaaaagataatttattattaCTCACAGTTCCCAAGAGGAGGAGATGGAGATGCCAAGCCACAGAGAGCCACATGGAGAAATCGACAAATGGAAGAAACGTCAGGGTTCCTCATGAGGTAGAGGGGGAGAGGAACAGGGCGGGAGTTTTAGTTATGGTTTTCCCTGGAAGGAATGGGTGTGGCAGGGAAATCATTAGGATTAGCTAGTTTGCATAACGTCAGCAGGCTCTGGGGCATAGGGACTGCCCTACGTAATAGGGTGATCAGGGCAAGGAAATAGTGTGGCCCTAAGTGCTAGAGCCAGCACTGGAGGTGGTTGGAGTGTAGGCTCTGTATTAGTTGGTTTGCATTTGAAAAGCGCA
This genomic interval carries:
- the LOC102963004 gene encoding putative SEC14-like protein 6, whose product is MAKGPTPGQMRAGQWKQELPKFISPEQLPVEFGGTMTDPDGNPKCLTKINYGGEVPKSYYLRNQVRMQYEHKMTVARGSFVQLENEILFPGCVLRWQFASHGADIGFGVFLKTKTGERKRAGEMVEVLPIRRYKAHLVPEDGSLACLKAGIYVLRFDNTYSLVHSKHINSTVEVLLTDQTFVKKTERSWGWESYNSCSQPICHSGSAS